A window of Bacillota bacterium genomic DNA:
ATCTCCCCATCCCCCATTTCCCTTTGAATCTGACTAAGTACAGTGCCCACTGTCTGGTGTCAGGATAACACGCTGATCCCTTCAGGGCTATCAACGGGTGGTTGAGTTCCCATATTTCCCCACTCAACTGCCGGTAGAATCGGCAGCAGCCTAAACCATAGCTTCCTGCCAAGGGCCCAGGTTATCGATGATTTGCAGCGCCCAATCTACCTCTGCGATCATCCCAGAGGCATAGCCACGGGCAGCCCTCTCATCGTCTAAACAGGCGATCCACCCACCCAGGGACCACAAGGGTTGGCCAGCCATCACCAAGGGAAGGGCCCATCGCTCAGCAACGGACAACCTCTCGGCAAGGCCGGAATCATAGGCATCGACCACACTTCGGAGCTTGCCTAACCGCTCTTCGGATTTGTTTGCAAGCTCCCAGGAAGGTGATCGGATTGCCGTCCTCTACGACTACATTGAAGGTAGGGAACCGGAGGTTGATAGTGATATCGAAGCCATCGGCAAGCAGACTGGCCAGCTCCACAACCTGATGCAAGAGTATAGGGGGTCCCCAATAGCTCACGCCAAGCCCTTTTTCATCGACCGATACATCGACCTCCTAAATCGAAAGGGTTTCGACAAAACCAAGATAAGGATGCTGTCGGAGTATGGCGACGCCCTATGGAAAACTGCAGCGAACCTTCCCCGGGGATTTTGCCATGGCGATTACCATGCCGGGAATATGCTCCGTACCGCTGATGGCAGATACGTGCTCTTTGACTTCGACGCTGCTGCCGATGCCTTCCCAGTCTTTGATGTGATGCTGATCTGCGACAGCACCGATTACTTCCGGTTCGATGTGTCTGGATACGAAAAAACCCAACGCATGGTTGAGCGCTTCTGCACTGGATACACTCAGCAGCGACAGATCAGCGATGCCGAGCTTCTGGCAATCTACGATCTAATCGCGATTAATCACTACCAACTGCAGGCAACTATTATCGAGTGCCTCGGGCTTGACTCCGTGGGCCACGCCTTTCTTGATCAGCAGTTCCACTGGTTGATGCGCTGGAGGGAAGTCTGCGTCCAAAGGGGCAGATAGCAACAGCTCTTGGATTTCCTTGCAGGAACTTCCCCGGCGATACTCAATTCATACAGTCTTGGACGTAGACCACTAGGTAACAGATCGAGGAGGTATCGGAACCAGCATGTTACCCGAAGGACAGTCGATGAAACTCCTTCTAGCATGGGCGGCTAAAGCCGTAGATACCGATGGGAAGATAATCGAGATCCAAGCTCTTCGCGCCAATGCCAAGGAGCGAGGACCCTGGCTCTTGCGCATCAAACACCGGCGCGGAACCATTGATGCGGTACTGAAGATTGGACCTGCCGCGACCTCGGCTTATCGCATTACCGATGTTACGATGCGGGAGGCCTTTGCCTGCGAGGCTGCCGGCCTCACCTTTGCCGAGGAGCACGGAATCCCAGCACCTCGATTGCTGGCAGCGGATCTTGATGGGACTGAAACGGGAGTATTAGCAATCCTATCAACGGCCTTGCCAGGTACTCCTAGACCCCCGGACGTGACTTCCCTGCGAAGCCTGGGAGCGGCTGCAGCCAAGTTACATGGCATTCCCCTATCGCCACGCCCGAACTTGCCACTGCGGACCCGTCCCCGGCAGGGGGAAGACTTCATCACCGAGCGCCGGTGGGCAGCCCGCTACCAGGCGGCTTCACCATCCGAGCAGGAGGAAATTCTCACCGAGGTGCTGAGCCAACGACCGGGATGGTCTGAGGATGGAACTAGAGAGAAACTGATGTCAATCGACACCACACCACTGATCCAAAGAGCAGAGGAACGACTCAAAGAGCTCCATGTGCCCGTTGACCAGACGGTGTTTGTCCACTGCGATCTCGCCATCGAAAACGCTGTGTGGGACAAGGGTACCGTCGTCGGAATCATCGACTGGGAAGGGGCAGGCGCCGGCCACTATGGCGTGGATCTAGGTAATCTCCGGCTTGAGGGGGCGCTGCATTTCGGTCTCCGGGCCGCCCATGAAGCACTTGAGGGGTGGCAAGAGGCAGCCGGTAGGGAAGCTGAGAATCTTCCGTACTGGGATCTCGTTGCCGCCCTGAATACCCCCACAAGCCTGGCTGGGTGGGCCCCGACGGTACCGGGGGCTACAGAGCGGCGGGACGAGTTCCTGCGGGCTGCCCTGGCTCAATTGGACAGGATATAACTAGCCCCGAAACTAGCCCGGGGACCACCCAAGCGCTATACGCGAAAGGCGGTGCCCCTGGTTGATGTCTCAATCTCTTAGAGAATTGGTCCGCCTTGGACGCCGTCGTTACAACGCTGGCACTGGGCATCTCCACAGTGAGTAATACCCGGATCCTCTCGGATCGCCTGGGTTGCTGTGTCCAGTGCCTGCCTCGCGGGCAGTACCCTCCACAGACTGCCTCCCACCTCTAACCGCTGCGTAAAGGGTGATAGGACCGCTTCGAACTTAGTAAATCCGTCGGAGCAGCCGCCCACTTCCGTTGCCATCGGGCTTCCCTGCAAATCATTGGCCCAACGCCGAAAGAGATTGCGTCCCGCCAACTTTTCAGCGAAATGCAGGAGGGTCATCCGGTCAAAGCCAACGCCCATCAGGACAACGAAGCCCTTTTCGTCAGCCAGCGCTGCAAAGGGAGCATAAACATCGAGGGGACGCTGATCCGCCACTATCCTTTCCGCTAAGGGTCCAAGAGCAGTAAAGGAACACAAAGGATGATTGCCTCGAACCCGAGAGGGCATGCTCAATACCGCCTCTGGAATTGCTCCCATGTCTTCCCGGTCCAACTCATTGCTGGCAGGGGTAAAGATCAAATCGACCCCACTGGTCCTTCCAGGATATACCTTGTAATCCCAGCCGTTTCGAGCGGGCCGATCATCGGCTGGAGGAGGAACGGC
This region includes:
- a CDS encoding aminoglycoside phosphotransferase family protein, which produces MLPEGQSMKLLLAWAAKAVDTDGKIIEIQALRANAKERGPWLLRIKHRRGTIDAVLKIGPAATSAYRITDVTMREAFACEAAGLTFAEEHGIPAPRLLAADLDGTETGVLAILSTALPGTPRPPDVTSLRSLGAAAAKLHGIPLSPRPNLPLRTRPRQGEDFITERRWAARYQAASPSEQEEILTEVLSQRPGWSEDGTREKLMSIDTTPLIQRAEERLKELHVPVDQTVFVHCDLAIENAVWDKGTVVGIIDWEGAGAGHYGVDLGNLRLEGALHFGLRAAHEALEGWQEAAGREAENLPYWDLVAALNTPTSLAGWAPTVPGATERRDEFLRAALAQLDRI
- a CDS encoding phosphotransferase: MPNRSSDLFASSQEGDRIAVLYDYIEGREPEVDSDIEAIGKQTGQLHNLMQEYRGSPIAHAKPFFIDRYIDLLNRKGFDKTKIRMLSEYGDALWKTAANLPRGFCHGDYHAGNMLRTADGRYVLFDFDAAADAFPVFDVMLICDSTDYFRFDVSGYEKTQRMVERFCTGYTQQRQISDAELLAIYDLIAINHYQLQATIIECLGLDSVGHAFLDQQFHWLMRWREVCVQRGR
- a CDS encoding AAC(3) family N-acetyltransferase; this encodes MAELVTERDIALAIEKLGLSGKPVCIHSSLRSFGWVEGGAKAIIQGFLNQGCTILVPTFSWRYAVPPPADDRPARNGWDYKVYPGRTSGVDLIFTPASNELDREDMGAIPEAVLSMPSRVRGNHPLCSFTALGPLAERIVADQRPLDVYAPFAALADEKGFVVLMGVGFDRMTLLHFAEKLAGRNLFRRWANDLQGSPMATEVGGCSDGFTKFEAVLSPFTQRLEVGGSLWRVLPARQALDTATQAIREDPGITHCGDAQCQRCNDGVQGGPIL